The sequence below is a genomic window from Micromonospora aurantiaca ATCC 27029.
GCGCGGCGAGCATCTCGACCCGCAGCCGGGCGGCCGCGGCCGCGAAAGACGACTCCTCGAGCACTCTCGACAGCAGTGCGCGCAGCTCCCGCGCCGTGCACTTCTCGGCGCTGCCGCACAGTGCCGCTCCCGCCTCCGCCACCCGCCACGACTTCAGGTGGTTGTCGAGCAACACCGCCGGCACGATGACCTGGGGTACGCCGTGGATGAGTGCGGTCTGGGAGGTGCCTGATCCGCCGTGGTGGATGATGGCGGCGCAGGTGGGCAGGAGCACGTCGAGGTTGACGAACTCGACGGTGCGGACGTTGTCCGGTATGGGGTGGCCGGGCGGGATCTGGCTGTTGCTCAGGGTGGCGATGACGTCGACGTCGAGGGTGGCGACGGCGTCGAGGAGTTCGGTGACCGCGGTCCGGTCCCCGCCGAGGGTTTCGCGGAACGAGCGGCCCAGGGTGAGACAGACCCGGGGCCGGGTCGGTGGCTCGCGTAGCCAGTCGGGGACGGTCGCGGGCCCGTTGTAGGGGGTGTAGCGCATCGGCAGGTAGTGGTGGTCGACCGGCAGCCGGAGGGAGGCCGGGACGGGGTCGATGGTGAACTGTCCGAGGACGGCTTGCTCGGTGAACGGGTGGCCGTGTCGGGCCAGGACGTCGCCGAGCCACTCCTGCAGCGGGTCGTCGCGCAGGGCCGGCACCCGCCCTCGCAGCAGTTCGAGGTAGGTCGACCGCATGTGCCCGAAGACGTCGAGACCGAACAGCAGCCGCGCATGGGCGGCGCCGCTGGCGATCGCCGCGACCGAACCGGCGAAGGTCACCGGGTCGCGGACGACGAGATCCGGACGCCAGTCCTGGGTGAACGCAACCAGATCATCGATCATCCCGGCGGAGCAGGACAGTTGGTGGTCCAGCGACGTCCAGGCGGTCAGCACGGACTGGACGTAGTCGTACGTGAGCCGCTGCCGGCGCAGCTCGCACAGGTCGAACAGCTCCCAGCGCATCCGGCCGCCCGGGCCCCACAGCTCGTCGCCGGTGAACTCCCACCGCTCGGCCACCTCTTCCACGACGTCCTGTGACCACCGGTCCGCGCCGAGCGGCGGCCCGACCGCGACGGCTGTGAGCCCGGCGCCGGTGATCGCCTCCGTGAGATCCGGCTGGCTCGCCACCCGCACGTCGTGGCCGGCCGCACGCAATGCCCACGCCAGGGGCACCTGCGCGTGCAGGTGCGTCGGCGCGGCGATGGTCGTGAAGAGCACCCGCATGCCGGACACCTTGGACGTCACGGCTCGTGCCGGCCCTGAGCCCCGATGGAGCAGCGGGTTCAGCGCCGGTCCACCGATCGTCGACCGCCCCGACAGCGGCGATCGCCACGATGTGGCTCGGCACGAAGGACGGGAGAGAACATTGACGCAGGACAGCCTCGCTGTCGTTACCGGCGCGACGAGCGGCATCGGACACGCGGTCGCGACGTTGCTCGCCGAACGCGGATCGGCGGTCTACATCTGCGCCCGCGACGGCCACGCCGTCGACCTGACCGTCAAGGAGCTGCGCGCGAAGGGTCACGACGTCGACGGCCAGGCGTGCGACGTCCGCGACGCCGGCCAGGTGCGGGCGTTCGTCACCGCGGCCGTCGAACGGTTCGGACCAGTCGGCGTACTCGTCAACAACGCCGGCCGCAACGGCGGCGGGGTGACCGCCCAGATCACCGACGAACTGTGGCTCGACGTGCTGGAGACCAACCTCACCAGCGTGTTCCGGATGACCCGCGAGGTGCTCACCACCGGCGGCATGCTGGAGCGCGGGTGGGGACGTGTCATCAACATCGCGTCGACCGGCGGCAAGCAGGGTGTCGTGCTCGGAGCGCCGTACTCGGCGTCGAAGCACGGCGTCGTCGGCTTCACCAAGGCCCTCGGGTTGGAGCTGGCCAAGACCGGCGTGACGGTCAACGCCGTCTGCCCCGGGTACGTGGAGACACCGATGGCCGAGCGGGTCCGACGGGGGTACGCCGAGGTCTGGGACAGCACCGAGGACGAGGTGCTCGCCCGGTTCCAGGCGAAGATCCCGCTCGGCCGCTACAGCACTCCGCAAGAGGTCGCCGGCCTCGTCGGCTACCTCGTCACCGACACTGCCGCCCCGATCACCGCGCAGGCGCTCAACGTCTGCGGCGGACTCGGCAACTACTGACCCGAGGGGAGCGACGACATGTCGGAACAGCACACCGATCACCGGGTGACCGTGGCCGCACCCGTAGCGGTGATCTACGACCTCGTCGCCGACGTGAGCTGCTGGCCGGTGGTGTTCCCACCGACCGTGCACGCCGAACAGATCGAGCGCAGCGGCGACGGGGAGCGGATCCGGATCTGGGCCACCGCGAACGACGAGGTCAAGAACTGGACCTCGCGGCGGATCCTGGACCGGGCGGCACGCTCGATCACGTTCCGGCAGGACCGGCCGGCTCATCCGGTGGCGGCCATGAGCGGCGAGTGGCGGTTCGAACCGGCCGGACCCGACAAGACGGTCGTGCGGCTGCTGCACACCTACCGGGCGGTCGACGACGATCCAGGTCACCTCGACTGGATTCGGCGCGCCGTCGACCGCAACAGCGAGGCCGAACTGAGCGCGCTGGCCGCTGCGGCGGGGCGCGACGACGAGCTGCTGCTGTCCTTCGAGGACGCGGTGTCGATCAACGGAAGGGCCGCGGACGCGTACACCGTCATCGACGAGGCCGGGCTGTGGCCGCAGCGGTTGCCGCACGTCGCCCGGGTCGTCCTCGACGAGCGCGTACGCGGTGTCCAGAGCCTCGCCATGGACACCCGCACCGCGGACGGATCGGTGCACACGACCGTGTCGATCCGCATCTGCCTGCCGCCGGACCGCATCGTGTACAAGCAGCTGCAGACGCCGAAGCTGATGAGCGCGCATACCGGGTTCTGGTCGTTCCGCGAGCACAACGGCGACACCGAGATGGTGGCCGGACACACCGTCGTGATCAACGAGTCGGCGATCGCCGGCGTTCTCGGTGAGGATGCCACGGTCGCCGACGCTCGCTCGTACATCCGCGCCGCGCTCGGGCGCAACAGCGGCACCACGATGCGGCACGCGAAGGCGTACGCGGAGCAGGCCCGCCGAGGCTGACGATGCGGGTGCTCTTCACAACCTTCGCCCAGCCGACGCACCTGCACGCGCAGGTGCCCCTGGCGTGGGCGTTGCGTGCGGCCGGCCACGACGTGCGGGTGGCGAGCCAGCCGGATCTCACGGAGGCGATCACCGGCGCCGGGCTCACCGCTGTCGCGGTCGGCGAGCCGCTGAACCAGCAGGAGCAGGTGCGGGAGTTGGACGAGCAGCACCGGCGCGAGGTCGAGGAGGCGCCCGACGACGAGCCGGCGCCGGCGGACTACATCGAGTTGACCGACATCAGCGAGCTGCGCGACGAGATCCTCACCTACGAGTACGTGCAGAGGCAGCTGACGGCTGTGACGATGTTCGGCTTCCGGACGCTGTGCCCGGATCGGATGATCGACGATCTCGTCGCGTTCGCGAGGGACTGGCGTCCGGATCTCGTCGTGTGGGACTCGGTGACCTTCGCCGGTTCGGTCGCGGCGATCGCGAGTGGGGCGGCGCACGGGCGGCTGCTGTTCGGCCTGGATCTGGTCGGCCATGTCCGGCAGCGGCACCTGGAGCTGCTGCGAGGGCGGGTGCCGGCCCTGCGCGACGACCCGCTGCAGGAGTGGCTCGGCGACGTCCTGGCCCGACACGGCCACCCGTTCACCGAGCAAGCCGTCCTCGGACAGTTCACCATCGACCCCGTCCCGGCCTCCCTCCGGCTGCCGGTCGACCACCACTACCTGCCGATGCGCTACACCCCCTACAACGGGCCCGCGACCGTCCCCGACTGGCTACGCGAGCCACCGACCCGGCCCCGGGTCTGTCTCACCCTGGGCCGCTCGTTCCGCGAAACCCTCGGCGGGGACCGGACCGCGGTCACCGAACTCCTCGACGCCGTCGCCACCCTCGACGTCGACGTCATCGCCACCCTGAGCAGCAGCCAGATCCCGCCCGGCCACCCCATACCGGACAACGTCCGCACCGTCGAGTTCGTCAACCTCGACGTGCTCCTGCCCACCTGCGCCGCCATCATCCACCACGGCGGATCAGGCACCTCCCAGACCGCACTCATCCACGGCGTACCCCAGGTCATCGTGCCGTACAAGCTGTGGTGCAACGGCCCGCGGGCCGAACGCATGGAGCGTGCCGGGGTGGCGGTGTGCGGGGTCGCGGGACGGTCCGCGGCGAGCGAGGTGCGGGCGTTGATCCGACGCGTCCTCGACGAGCCGTCGTTCCGGGCCTGCGCCGGCGACCTGCGCCACGAGATGCTCGCCGCTTCGACCCCGGCGGAGCTGGTACCGGTGCTGCGGCGGCTCGCGCAGACCTGAACCGGCCGCCTCCCTGTCGGCTGCGGCCGGTTCACGGCCGGGCTCAGACCACCCGGACTTCCGGCACATACAGGATCCACTTGCCGCCGGCCTTCCGGAACTCCTGCTCCTTGGCGATGATCTCGTCGGCGTGGTTCCAGGCGAACAACAGCGCATAGTCGGGGTACGGGGCGGCGAACGCATCCCGCGACCGCACCGGGATGTGCGAACCGGGGGTCAGCCGGCCCTGCTTGTTCGGCGTCGTGTCGGAGATGAAGGAGATCAGGTCGGGTCCGATGCCGCAGTAGTTCGTCACCGTCGCGCTCTTCGCGGTCGCGCCGTAGCCGACCACCGTCTGGCCGTTGGCCTTCAGCTGCCGCAGCAGCGTGGTCAGTTCCTCCCTGGCCTGCTCCACCCGGCCGACGAACTGCTTCAGCGTACCTTGCCCGGCGAGGTCACGGCCGTGCTCCTCGGCCACCAGCGCGGCGACCCTAGCGGAGGCTGGACGGGCGCCGCGCCGCGCGATCGTGTACCGCACTTCGCCGCCGTGCACTGGCAGCCGCTCGACGTCGACCAGTTCGAACCCGAACCGTGCCGCCATCGCCTGCACCGACACGGCCGAGAAGAAGTAGAAGTGCTCGTCGTAGATCTGATCGAACGAGGTGCGGTCGACGATCTCGGCGAGGTACGGGTCCTCGAACACGAAGATGCCGTCGGGTGCCAGCAACTCGTCGACGCCGCGGAAGATCGAGTCGAGGTACGGGATGTGGCAGATGGTGTTCGCGGCGTAGATCACCTGCGCCGGCCCGGACGCGGCCCGGATCTGCTGTGCGGAGGACTCCTGGAAGAATTCGGTGGTCACCTGTACGCCGTAGGCGCGGGCGACCGCGGCGACGCTCTGCGAGGGCTCGACGCCCAGGTGCCGGATCCCGGCGTCGGCGATGACCTTCAGCATGACGCCGTCGTTGCAGCCCAACTCGACCAGAAACGCGTCGTCGCCGGTCAGCTCGGTGTCGATGAAGTGCTTGGCGGTCTGCTCGAAGTGCTTGCGCATGGTGGCCGAGCCCGACGACAGGTACGGGTAGTGCCCGTTGAACATCAGGTGCCGCGGAACCTCCTCGATCAGCTGCACCATCGAGCACTGCCCGCACACTCCGACGGCCAGGCGGAAGAAGAACTCGTCGCCGACGTAGTCCGGCTCCAGAAAGCCGCTGGACAGCGGCTGCGGGCCGAAGTCACAGAACTCGCGCAGTTCCCCACCGCACGTCCGACAACTCAACATGACCGGTATCCCCATTCTCGTGCGGCTGCTGTCGATCCGGTTACCGTCGGCCAAGGCGCTGGTCGTCAGCTCAACGACGACTGGACGGCGGCTAGCGGGCCGGCCTCCGCCGGTTCCCGGTACTCCTCGGCAAGCAGCGCGGCGGCGAGCTTGCGGTAGAAAACCGGCACCGCCGGCTCCTTCGGACTGAGGTGACCGCGTCCGGCAAAACGGGATCCGGCGGCCCGCTGCACCTCTTCGAGGCCACGCTGGTCCTCGCCGTTGATCACCGCGGCGTAGGCCTCGTTCCCCTCGCGGATCTGCTGAAGCTGCTCGGCGTCGGTGCCCTCGACGGTCTGACTCGGCGCCAGGATCCCGCCGCGCACCTCGGTCCGGTCGATCGCGGTCGGGATGAAGCTGAGCCAGATCACCGTCTCGCCGGCCGCGGCGAAACTCGTGCAGGGAAAGACCGAGACGTTGTAGACCTGGCGTCGCTCCTGTTCGGTCAGCCGGAGGAACTCCACATCCTGCGGCTCCTTGAACGGCACCGTGAACCGCAGCACCAGGGGTGAATCGTCGCGCACGTCGGTGTCGGAGCCGCCCGGCGTCGACGGCTGGATCGTCTCCGGGTGGAAGCCCATGACGTGATAGTTCTCGTGGACGTTCTCGACGGCGACCTTCCAGTTGCAGTGCCAGTCCTCGACGAACGAACCCACCTGCGTCATGGCGCCCAGCTCGTAATTACCCAGGTCCTCGCCGATGCGGCTCAGGTGGGTGCGCAGCGGCGGTGCGCCGCTGTCGAGGTTGACGAAGACGAAACCCTGCCACTGTTCGACGGCGAACCCGGGAAGCCGGCAGGTGCCGGGGTCGAAGGCGGGGTTCCCCCGCATGTGCGTCGCAGCGATCAGCTGGCCGTCCAGGCCGTAGCGCCACAGGTGGTACGGGCAGGTGAAGTGCTCGGCCCGCCCGGCACCGGCCGCGACGACCGGCATCATCCGGTGCCGGCAGATCGGCGACATCGCGTTGAGTGCGCCGGTGCGGTCGCGGGTCAGCAGCAACGGCTCCCCCGCGATCGTCAGCGCGAGGTAGTCGCCGGGCCCGGCGAGCTGGTCCGCCCGGGCCACCATGATCCACGAGCGGCGGAAGATCCGGTCCAGTTCCAGCTCATACAGCTCGGGCGAGGTGAACGCTCGTGGCGGCAGGCTGATCCACGGCGGCTGCGGCGTCACGTACTCACGTAACTGGTCCAGCAGGGCGTCGAGCTCGCCGCTGCCCCGGTTCGGTGTCGTCATCAGAACCCGACTCTCTTCCCGGTCGTAGGGCTGGAACTCCGGACGATCCCAGGCTGCGCTCGAAACGGACTCGGGCAGCGAGCACGCCGGGCCGGTGCGGGTCTACCGGCTGACGCGAAGGACTCGAGCGGCGCGCCGCACCCTGTGGGCGGCAGTCACCGTGACGGGAGGACGTAGTCCATGGGAGACACAGGCGCGCGAAGCATGATCGATCCGATTTCTGACGAGACCATCCGCCGCTACCGGGAACAGGGCTTCGTCCACGTGCCGGGCGTGCTCGACGCCGACGAGGTGGCCCGGTATGCCGAGGCGGCCGCCCAGCTCCTCGACAGCCACATGGAGATCTGGGACGGCGTCAACGGTGTCGAGGTCAACTACGTCGCGCAGGCCTGGCGCAAGAGCGACACGATCCGGGAACTGGCCCTTCACCCGGCGATCGGTTCGATCGCGCTGCAGCTCGCCGATGGCCCGATGCGGCTGTACACCAGCGAGGTGCTCGCGAAGGAGCCGCACAAGGCGGCGCCGACGCTCGTACACGACGACGAGACCGGGCTGCCGTTGTCGTCGTTGTCGCGGGCCTTGACCGCCTGGGTGGCGCTGTCCGACGTCCCGGTCGAGCGCGGTTGCCTGTCGTACGTGCCCCGTTCGCATCTGCGACCGCCGGAGCACCGGCAGGAGCACATGACGAGTTTCGAGGAGTTCGCCGACATCACCGACATCTGGCCGGAGTTCCCGTGGCAGCCGCGGGTGACCGTGCCACTGCGCGCCGGTGACGTGACGTTTCACCACTGCCGTACCGTGCATCTGGCCGGTAGCAACACGTCCGACGCACGTCGGATGGGCCACGGCATCGTGTACGTCAATGCTGACGCCACCTACCGCCCCGGCGTCCAGGACGGGCACATGGCGGGATTCGAGCCCGGCCAGCCGCTGGACGACGAGGGATTCCCGCTCATCACCCTGTAGCGCGGAGGGAGGAGAGGTAGCGGGCCAGGGCTACGCGATGGTAGCCCGGCCCGAAACCCAACGCCGTCACCTCCGGTACGAGCGTGCGCAGCTTGGCGATCGACGGGCAGTGCGACACTGTCGAGTCGAGGAGCACCCGCTCGGCCGTCACGCCGAGATGCCGCTCCAGCACGTCGATCACGGCCGCGATCTCAGCGCAGTCGCCCGACGCCACGTTGACGACCTCGTCGGTGACGCCGGTGGCGAGCAGCCGGTCGACGACCGTCATCCAGTCCTCGACGTGGACGATGTCGCGCCGGGCGCCTGGTTGGACCGTGACGCGTCCGGCGCGAAGCTGCCGGATGATGGCGGGCACGAGCCGGAACTCCGGTTCTCCGGGACCGAGCACGTACCCGAGGCGCAGGATCAGGTACGGAACGCCGCAGTCGCGGATCATCCCTTCCAGATCCAGCTTGTGCCGTCCGTACGGGAGGGCCGGCTCGACGGGGTCGTCTTCGCGTCCCTGGCAACCCGGCCCGCCGTACATGCTGACGGTCGAGAAGAACACCAACTGCCGGCCGTCGCGCACACAGTCCCGGAGTGTGTCGGCCACCAGCCGAGCCTCACGCTCGTGCTCGGCGTCCGGCAGCGGGTGCCTCGGTACCCCGGCAGCGAGCACGGTGACGCCGGGGTACGCGTCCGCGAGCGGCCGCAGATGCCGGGCGAGGAAACCGCTGCCGATCAGACGCATCGGGTCGGCACCGGTCACCGGACCTGGGCGAGGCGGTCATTGACCAGGTCGCCTAGCTGATTCAGCGTCCGCACCTCGGCCACCTCCTCCTCGGGCAGCGAGATACCGAACCGCCGTTCGACGGCGCTCGACGCTTCGAGCAACGCGAGGGAGTCGTAGCCCAGGTCGGCCAGCGGGACCTCGCCGAGGTCTTCGGCGGCCGCGTCGACGGGCTCCGCTTCGCCGGCGCAGGTGGCCAGGATGGTCAGCAGATCGGGAACGCTCAATCGGACGGATTGACTCATCAGCTTTCCTTTCATGGGGCACGTACAACCAGTGCGCTGTTGAAGCCCTGCCGGCCGCGGGCCAGCACCAGGGCAACCGACGCCGTCAGGGGCCGGGGGGCCTCGACCAGGTCGAGGGCGTAGTCCGCGACGACGTTCACGGTCGGCGGGATGACCTTGTCGCGCAGCGAGAGCAGCGCGGTCGCCACGTCGAGCGGGCCGGCGCCGGAGTACAGGCGACCGGTCATCGTCTTGGGCGCGGTGACCGGGACGCCACGCGGGCCGAAGAGGTCGACGATCACCTCGGCCTCCGCCCGGTCGGCGTCCGCATCGCCGGCTGCGTCGGCGAAGACCACGCCGACCTCGTCCGGGCCGACCCCGGCGTCGGCGAGGGCCGCCCGCACGGCACGCCCGAGGTTGCCCGGACGACCCGAGCCCGGTGAGGGATCGAACGTGGCGGCGTACCCGGCGATCTCGCCGTAGACGTGGGCACCACGCTCGCGGGCACAGTCGCCGTCCTCGACGGTGAGGATGGCGCCGCCCTCGCCGGGCACGTGGCCGTTCGCCTTGCGGTCGAAGGGAAGGTAGGCATGGCGCGGGTCGTCGGCGGTGGACAGCATGCCGCTGGAGATCAGCGCGGCCAGCCCGTACGGGGACAGCGCGGAGTCCATCCCGCCGGTGAGCACGAGCGGCGCGCCCTTTCGGACGGAGCGGCGGGCGTGCGCGATGGCGTCGAGACCACCGGCCTGGTCGGCGACGAGTACACCGATCGGGCCGCGCATGTCGTGCCGGATCGAGATCTGGCCGGAGTTGACGGCGTAGAACCAGGCAAACGACTGGTAGACGCTGACGTGGCTCGGTCCGTCGGCGCACAGGTGCTCGAGCTCTTTCTGTCCGAACGCGAATCCGCCCGACGCGCTCGCGGTCGACACGCCGAGGTCGGTCGCGGCCAGCGCCGACCGGTCGATGTCGGCGTCGGCGACCGCCCAGTCCGCGGCGGCCAGCGCGAACCTGGTCATGCGATCGGTCTGCGGCAGCAGCCGGCTGGGCAGGTGGTTCCCGGCGTCGAAGCCGGTGACCACGCCGCCGAGGCGGCTCGGGTAGTTCTCGACGTCGAACAGGTCGATTCTCCCGATCGCGCTGCGGCCCCGCAGGGTCGCCGCCCAGTAGTCCCCGGCACCGACGCCGTTGGGCGCGACGACGCCGAGCCCTGTCACCACGGCGGTGCTCATGCTGCCACCGCCTCGGGCGCGGCGAGCACCATCGCGCTTTGGAAGCCGCCGAAGCCGCTGCCCACGGTCAGCACTGTGGAAAGCTTGCGCTGCCTGGCCTCGCGTGGCACGTAGTCCAGGTCCAGCTCCGCGTCGGGGT
It includes:
- a CDS encoding ketosynthase chain-length factor; amino-acid sequence: MSTAVVTGLGVVAPNGVGAGDYWAATLRGRSAIGRIDLFDVENYPSRLGGVVTGFDAGNHLPSRLLPQTDRMTRFALAAADWAVADADIDRSALAATDLGVSTASASGGFAFGQKELEHLCADGPSHVSVYQSFAWFYAVNSGQISIRHDMRGPIGVLVADQAGGLDAIAHARRSVRKGAPLVLTGGMDSALSPYGLAALISSGMLSTADDPRHAYLPFDRKANGHVPGEGGAILTVEDGDCARERGAHVYGEIAGYAATFDPSPGSGRPGNLGRAVRAALADAGVGPDEVGVVFADAAGDADADRAEAEVIVDLFGPRGVPVTAPKTMTGRLYSGAGPLDVATALLSLRDKVIPPTVNVVADYALDLVEAPRPLTASVALVLARGRQGFNSALVVRAP
- a CDS encoding activator-dependent family glycosyltransferase yields the protein MRVLFTTIAAPTHLHAQVPLAWALRAAGHDVRVASQPDLTEAITGAGLTAVAVGPPLGADRWSQDVVEEVAERWEFTGDELWGPGGRMRWELFDLCELRRQRLTYDYVQSVLTAWTSLDHQLSCSAGMIDDLVAFTQDWRPDLVVRDPVTFAGSVAAIASGAAHARLLFGLDVFGHMRSTYLELLRGRVPALRDDPLQEWLGDVLARHGHPFTEQAVLGQFTIDPVPASLRLPVDHHYLPMRYTPYNGPATVPDWLREPPTRPRVCLTLGRSFRETLGGDRTAVTELLDAVATLDVDVIATLSNSQIPPGHPIPDNVRTVEFVNLDVLLPTCAAIIHHGGSGTSQTALIHGVPQVIVPAVLLDNHLKSWRVAEAGAALCGSAEKCTARELRALLSRVLEESSFAAAAARLRVEMLAAPAPAELVPALRRLTRALR
- a CDS encoding SDR family NAD(P)-dependent oxidoreductase, with protein sequence MARHEGRERTLTQDSLAVVTGATSGIGHAVATLLAERGSAVYICARDGHAVDLTVKELRAKGHDVDGQACDVRDAGQVRAFVTAAVERFGPVGVLVNNAGRNGGGVTAQITDELWLDVLETNLTSVFRMTREVLTTGGMLERGWGRVINIASTGGKQGVVLGAPYSASKHGVVGFTKALGLELAKTGVTVNAVCPGYVETPMAERVRRGYAEVWDSTEDEVLARFQAKIPLGRYSTPQEVAGLVGYLVTDTAAPITAQALNVCGGLGNY
- a CDS encoding NAD-dependent epimerase/dehydratase family protein yields the protein MRLIGSGFLARHLRPLADAYPGVTVLAAGVPRHPLPDAEHEREARLVADTLRDCVRDGRQLVFFSTVSMYGGPGCQGREDDPVEPALPYGRHKLDLEGMIRDCGVPYLILRLGYVLGPGEPEFRLVPAIIRQLRAGRVTVQPGARRDIVHVEDWMTVVDRLLATGVTDEVVNVASGDCAEIAAVIDVLERHLGVTAERVLLDSTVSHCPSIAKLRTLVPEVTALGFGPGYHRVALARYLSSLRATG
- a CDS encoding class I SAM-dependent methyltransferase, with protein sequence MLSCRTCGGELREFCDFGPQPLSSGFLEPDYVGDEFFFRLAVGVCGQCSMVQLIEEVPRHLMFNGHYPYLSSGSATMRKHFEQTAKHFIDTELTGDDAFLVELGCNDGVMLKVIADAGIRHLGVEPSQSVAAVARAYGVQVTTEFFQESSAQQIRAASGPAQVIYAANTICHIPYLDSIFRGVDELLAPDGIFVFEDPYLAEIVDRTSFDQIYDEHFYFFSAVSVQAMAARFGFELVDVERLPVHGGEVRYTIARRGARPASARVAALVAEEHGRDLAGQGTLKQFVGRVEQAREELTTLLRQLKANGQTVVGYGATAKSATVTNYCGIGPDLISFISDTTPNKQGRLTPGSHIPVRSRDAFAAPYPDYALLFAWNHADEIIAKEQEFRKAGGKWILYVPEVRVV
- a CDS encoding aromatase/cyclase; protein product: MSEQHTDHRVTVAAPVAVIYDLVADVSCWPVVFPPTVHAEQIERSGDGERIRIWATANDEVKNWTSRRILDRAARSITFRQDRPAHPVAAMSGEWRFEPAGPDKTVVRLLHTYRAVDDDPGHLDWIRRAVDRNSEAELSALAAAAGRDDELLLSFEDAVSINGRAADAYTVIDEAGLWPQRLPHVARVVLDERVRGVQSLAMDTRTADGSVHTTVSIRICLPPDRIVYKQLQTPKLMSAHTGFWSFREHNGDTEMVAGHTVVINESAIAGVLGEDATVADARSYIRAALGRNSGTTMRHAKAYAEQARRG
- a CDS encoding acyl carrier protein, translated to MKGKLMSQSVRLSVPDLLTILATCAGEAEPVDAAAEDLGEVPLADLGYDSLALLEASSAVERRFGISLPEEEVAEVRTLNQLGDLVNDRLAQVR
- a CDS encoding aromatic ring-hydroxylating oxygenase subunit alpha, with amino-acid sequence MTTPNRGSGELDALLDQLREYVTPQPPWISLPPRAFTSPELYELELDRIFRRSWIMVARADQLAGPGDYLALTIAGEPLLLTRDRTGALNAMSPICRHRMMPVVAAGAGRAEHFTCPYHLWRYGLDGQLIAATHMRGNPAFDPGTCRLPGFAVEQWQGFVFVNLDSGAPPLRTHLSRIGEDLGNYELGAMTQVGSFVEDWHCNWKVAVENVHENYHVMGFHPETIQPSTPGGSDTDVRDDSPLVLRFTVPFKEPQDVEFLRLTEQERRQVYNVSVFPCTSFAAAGETVIWLSFIPTAIDRTEVRGGILAPSQTVEGTDAEQLQQIREGNEAYAAVINGEDQRGLEEVQRAAGSRFAGRGHLSPKEPAVPVFYRKLAAALLAEEYREPAEAGPLAAVQSSLS
- a CDS encoding activator-dependent family glycosyltransferase; translation: MRVLFTTFAQPTHLHAQVPLAWALRAAGHDVRVASQPDLTEAITGAGLTAVAVGEPLNQQEQVRELDEQHRREVEEAPDDEPAPADYIELTDISELRDEILTYEYVQRQLTAVTMFGFRTLCPDRMIDDLVAFARDWRPDLVVWDSVTFAGSVAAIASGAAHGRLLFGLDLVGHVRQRHLELLRGRVPALRDDPLQEWLGDVLARHGHPFTEQAVLGQFTIDPVPASLRLPVDHHYLPMRYTPYNGPATVPDWLREPPTRPRVCLTLGRSFRETLGGDRTAVTELLDAVATLDVDVIATLSSSQIPPGHPIPDNVRTVEFVNLDVLLPTCAAIIHHGGSGTSQTALIHGVPQVIVPYKLWCNGPRAERMERAGVAVCGVAGRSAASEVRALIRRVLDEPSFRACAGDLRHEMLAASTPAELVPVLRRLAQT
- a CDS encoding phytanoyl-CoA dioxygenase family protein, translating into MIDPISDETIRRYREQGFVHVPGVLDADEVARYAEAAAQLLDSHMEIWDGVNGVEVNYVAQAWRKSDTIRELALHPAIGSIALQLADGPMRLYTSEVLAKEPHKAAPTLVHDDETGLPLSSLSRALTAWVALSDVPVERGCLSYVPRSHLRPPEHRQEHMTSFEEFADITDIWPEFPWQPRVTVPLRAGDVTFHHCRTVHLAGSNTSDARRMGHGIVYVNADATYRPGVQDGHMAGFEPGQPLDDEGFPLITL